Below is a window of Blastopirellula marina DNA.
CCCAGGGTATGGCTCAAATATCGATTGACGAGTGCCCGGACTTCCATGGCCAGGCGAGGTGGAATTTCAGTTGTCTTCCAACGCTCGTCTTCTGCGGCATAAATCGAAAGCAACTTCAACGAGTCGACCGCCACATCGATGACTTGACGATGACCGCTACGTGCGCGCTTCGAAAGTACGCCACCGGCGAGTAGTCCGAATGGAGTACGCCCGCTATCGGCGATTGGTTCACCTGTTTCGACACATTGGGTCAACTCAGGTAATTGGCCGAGGTAGCGAAGCAGCATCATTTCGAACCGCAACACCAAAGGAGCAACCTCGTGCAGATCATTCAGCTGGGAAAGTACCCGGTTGGCTAAACGAAACAACTCCGGGAAGGGGTCCGAGCGATCGGTCATCTCGGCTAACAACTCAGCCACATAGTAGCCAGCGTATAGATGATCGACGCTTTTTTGCCCACCACGAAATCGCCGTTCGACCTTTGCTTCGGTCAGCAAGTCGAGGCTGTCGCTTTTTTTGTGGAGGAAGACTATTCGACTTACGGTCAAAACGTCAAGAGCAGACTCGAATGGGCTTTTCGGACGCTTGCATCCTTTGGCCAAGGCAGTGATTTTGCCAAAATCCTCGGTAAACAGCGTGACGACCGACGAGGTCTCGCTGAAGTCGACGGTGCGAATCACGATTGCTAGCGTCTTTTCCGCCGACATGAAATAAAGCTTTTAAGATGAAAGATTCCGCCGATATCACTGCATGCATCTTCGGCGATGATACCGCGAGCGGAAGATCGTTCAAAGATCAGGCCGTTTGGGCCTTGTTCTGTTTCGTGCGAGTGAGACGCAATTGATGAATGCGACGACGATCGGCAGCGACCACCTGAATCGTCACTTCGCCGACTTGCAGAGACTCGCCAGGTTTCGGAATTCGTCGCATCATATGGATGACCAGCCCGCCAATGGTGTCGTAGTCATCTTCGTCGGGAAGTTCCATGCTGAGAACTTCATTGATGTCTTCGACATGCGCCTTTCCAGTGACATCTGCTTCCTCATCGGAGATTTGGATGATGCCGTTATCCGTCTCGTCGAGATCATGTTCGTCAACGATTTCGCCCACGATTTCTTCGAGAACGTCTTCGATCGTGACCAGGCCGGTTACCGCATGGTATTCATCGACAACCAGAGCCAAGTGGGTTCGCTTGCGGAGAAAGTACTTCAGCAGTTCGCTCACGGTCATGCTTTGAGGAACGTGGATTACCGGACGAGCGAGTTCGATCAGTGTCTTGCGGGTCGACTCTGGACGGGCCAGTTCTGGAAGAAGGTCTTTCACATACAACAGACCAGCGAAGTTGTCGCGTGTTCCATCCCAAATTGGAATACGCGTGCGACCAGTCTTCGAGATGAATTCGACCGTCTCCCACCAGGAAGTGGTCGCGGCTAACGAATCAATATCGGAACGGGGCGTCATGATGCTGACCGTTTCGGTATCGTCGAGGTCCATTACCCCTTCGATCATTTCCCGCGCGTCTTCTTCAATGTGACCTTCACGAATGGCTTCGGTCACGATCGTACGGATTTCTTCTTCGAATTCTTCTTCTTCGTCGGTCGGTTCATCCTCGATACCGGCGGCTCGTTTCATCACGCCCCCGATCAAATGTACACCGAAGGTCACTGGGTAAAAGATCGTGGCGACCGACGACCAAAGGGGCCAAGTGTAGTAGATGTAAGCAGGACCAAAATGCTCGGCAACCGCCCAGGGAAGCCAGACCATGGTGACCATCAAGACGAAAGTCACGCCCACGACGTCACCGATGAAGGTCGTCGTGTCGAGAATCGTTTCGGCCCGTGAGCCAAGTAGCCAAGCCTGACTGGAAATCAAGAAAATCGCGAGGCTTAAAACTTGCAACGCTTGAGCGGCCAGCGCCGCCATTTCATGGCGTTCGTGAATCGTGCCAAAAAGCTGCGGGCGGTCTTTCTTCTCACAGTACTCTTCCAAATCATGCCATAGCATGTCAGGCAGAATTGTGGCGGCAATTGAAGTGAGGATGAGGACCAGCAAACCAGACGTGGCCAACCAGATGAATAGCGTCGGTCCCATCGGTTATGAAGCTCCTTGGTTGGGCGTACCTGACGCAGTGGCTTGGCCGTCGTACTCGATGCCCAACTGCTGAAGGTAATGTTGTTCGAGACGTCGCATTTCTAGGCGATCGCTATCTTCGTGATCGTCGTAACCTGCCAAGTGAAGGCAGCCATGCACGACGTACAACGTCATTTCTTCGTCGACGGTCCAGGCATGCTGCCGGGCTTCCTCGGCTGCGTATTGCGCACTGATCATGATCTCACCGGAAAGGAAGTCACCTTCATGGTCCATGGGAAAGGTGATCACATCGGTCGGGTAGTCGTGCTGCAAGAAACGTATGTTGAAGTCATGGATTTCCGTATTGTCGACCACAGCGATCCCTACTTCGCCGCGTGCGAAGCCTTCGCCAGAGAACACCGCCTGGACGGCTTGTTGGAAGAGTTCGCCAGGGATTTTGAATTCCGTTTGGCGGTTGGTGATTACGATTTCGTACGGGGGGGACATCCGTCTCGCTTTAGGCTGGCTGCGAACTTGGGTATTTGACACGACCATGATACACGGCCGTCAGGCTTTTCGTCACGCTGGTTTGAATTTGACGGAGCTCTTGCAGCGTGAGCCCACATTCGTCGAATTGGCCGTCGAGAAGCCGTTTCATTGACAACTCCTC
It encodes the following:
- the recO gene encoding DNA repair protein RecO, which translates into the protein MSAEKTLAIVIRTVDFSETSSVVTLFTEDFGKITALAKGCKRPKSPFESALDVLTVSRIVFLHKKSDSLDLLTEAKVERRFRGGQKSVDHLYAGYYVAELLAEMTDRSDPFPELFRLANRVLSQLNDLHEVAPLVLRFEMMLLRYLGQLPELTQCVETGEPIADSGRTPFGLLAGGVLSKRARSGHRQVIDVAVDSLKLLSIYAAEDERWKTTEIPPRLAMEVRALVNRYLSHTLGKTPRLREFLRILSI
- a CDS encoding hemolysin family protein, with amino-acid sequence MGPTLFIWLATSGLLVLILTSIAATILPDMLWHDLEEYCEKKDRPQLFGTIHERHEMAALAAQALQVLSLAIFLISSQAWLLGSRAETILDTTTFIGDVVGVTFVLMVTMVWLPWAVAEHFGPAYIYYTWPLWSSVATIFYPVTFGVHLIGGVMKRAAGIEDEPTDEEEEFEEEIRTIVTEAIREGHIEEDAREMIEGVMDLDDTETVSIMTPRSDIDSLAATTSWWETVEFISKTGRTRIPIWDGTRDNFAGLLYVKDLLPELARPESTRKTLIELARPVIHVPQSMTVSELLKYFLRKRTHLALVVDEYHAVTGLVTIEDVLEEIVGEIVDEHDLDETDNGIIQISDEEADVTGKAHVEDINEVLSMELPDEDDYDTIGGLVIHMMRRIPKPGESLQVGEVTIQVVAADRRRIHQLRLTRTKQNKAQTA
- the ybeY gene encoding rRNA maturation RNase YbeY, producing the protein MSPPYEIVITNRQTEFKIPGELFQQAVQAVFSGEGFARGEVGIAVVDNTEIHDFNIRFLQHDYPTDVITFPMDHEGDFLSGEIMISAQYAAEEARQHAWTVDEEMTLYVVHGCLHLAGYDDHEDSDRLEMRRLEQHYLQQLGIEYDGQATASGTPNQGAS